From a region of the Pseudoxanthomonas sp. X-1 genome:
- a CDS encoding biopolymer transporter ExbD: protein MRIRDDRAHDEPEINLVPLIDVILVLIIFFVITTTFDARSTLQLQLPSASQQPADAPAKALSILINAEGRYFVGDSEVLRTDADALKQAIAQSAGKDHARPVLLRADARTPHQAVVTALDALAQLGFKRISIATAPEQEPRR from the coding sequence ATGCGTATCCGCGACGACCGCGCGCACGACGAGCCGGAGATCAACCTGGTCCCGCTGATCGACGTGATCCTGGTGCTGATCATCTTCTTCGTGATCACCACGACCTTCGATGCGCGCTCGACCCTGCAGCTGCAGCTGCCGTCGGCCTCGCAGCAGCCGGCCGACGCGCCGGCCAAGGCGCTGAGCATCCTCATCAATGCCGAGGGCCGCTACTTCGTCGGCGACAGCGAAGTGCTGCGCACCGACGCCGACGCGCTCAAGCAGGCCATCGCCCAGTCCGCCGGCAAGGACCATGCGCGCCCGGTGCTGCTGCGCGCCGACGCGCGTACGCCGCACCAGGCGGTGGTGACCGCGCTGGACGCGCTGGCCCAGCTGGGCTTCAAGCGCATTTCCATCGCCACGGCGCCCGAGCAGGAGCCACGCCGGTGA
- a CDS encoding 2'-5' RNA ligase family protein produces the protein MQDDLFARPAAPPPSLFFALLPAAGDQAPLEAAVQAHAPRFEGFKPMRAAKRHVTLLYLGEPFDEQIPGLVEGAQRAVAGVQGQAFVLSLDRLAVFGRNAVVLAASQTPPALAALESALRAAATRQRIVLARSPPLHPHLTLGHNDGKRLAPEACAPVRLAFDAFVLLRGGQREAYVELGRWLLG, from the coding sequence ATGCAGGACGACCTCTTCGCCCGCCCGGCCGCGCCGCCGCCGAGCCTGTTCTTCGCGCTGCTGCCCGCGGCCGGCGACCAGGCGCCGCTGGAGGCGGCGGTGCAGGCGCATGCGCCGCGCTTCGAGGGCTTCAAGCCGATGCGCGCGGCCAAGCGCCACGTGACCCTGCTGTACCTGGGCGAGCCGTTCGACGAGCAGATCCCCGGCCTGGTCGAAGGCGCGCAGCGCGCGGTGGCCGGGGTGCAGGGGCAGGCCTTCGTGCTGAGCCTGGACCGGCTGGCGGTGTTCGGCCGCAACGCGGTGGTACTGGCCGCCTCGCAGACGCCGCCGGCGCTGGCCGCGCTGGAATCGGCGCTGCGCGCGGCCGCCACGCGCCAGCGCATCGTGCTGGCCAGGTCGCCACCGCTGCATCCGCATCTGACCCTGGGCCACAACGACGGTAAACGCCTCGCGCCGGAGGCCTGCGCGCCGGTGCGCCTGGCCTTCGACGCCTTCGTCCTGCTGCGCGGTGGCCAGCGCGAGGCCTACGTCGAACTGGGCCGCTGGCTGCTGGGCTGA
- the kdsB gene encoding 3-deoxy-manno-octulosonate cytidylyltransferase, whose amino-acid sequence MTDLQEPFVVAIPARHDATRLPGKPLRLLGGRALVLHVAERALAAGAREVWVATDDERVARALDGSGVRVAMTAAGHASGSDRLAECAGIAGWDDQTLVVNLQGDEPFAPPAGIRAVAAALSASGHPMATLATPIDEAEQVFDPNAVKVVLADNGDALYFSRAPLPWHRDGFARSREALADAPAPFLRHIGIYAYRAGFLRTFAALPPGRLERTESLEQLRALEAGFRIAVALTPEAFPPGVDTPEDLARAQRHLDGMR is encoded by the coding sequence ATGACCGACCTGCAAGAACCCTTCGTCGTCGCCATTCCCGCCCGCCACGACGCCACGCGCCTGCCCGGCAAGCCGCTGCGGCTGCTCGGCGGCCGCGCGCTGGTGCTGCACGTGGCCGAGCGCGCGCTGGCCGCCGGCGCGCGCGAGGTGTGGGTGGCCACCGACGACGAACGCGTGGCGCGCGCGCTGGACGGCAGCGGCGTGCGGGTGGCGATGACCGCCGCCGGCCACGCCTCGGGCAGCGACCGCCTGGCCGAATGCGCCGGCATCGCCGGCTGGGACGACCAGACCCTGGTGGTCAACCTGCAGGGCGACGAGCCCTTCGCCCCGCCGGCCGGCATCCGCGCCGTGGCCGCCGCGCTGTCGGCCAGCGGCCATCCGATGGCGACCCTGGCCACGCCGATCGACGAGGCCGAGCAGGTGTTCGACCCCAATGCGGTGAAGGTGGTGCTGGCCGACAACGGCGATGCGCTGTATTTCAGCCGCGCGCCGCTGCCCTGGCACCGCGACGGCTTCGCGCGCAGCCGCGAAGCGCTGGCCGACGCGCCGGCGCCGTTCCTGCGCCATATCGGCATCTACGCCTACCGCGCCGGCTTCCTGCGCACCTTCGCCGCGCTGCCGCCGGGCCGGCTGGAGCGCACCGAATCGCTGGAGCAGCTGCGCGCGCTGGAGGCCGGCTTCCGCATCGCCGTGGCGCTGACGCCAGAGGCCTTCCCGCCCGGCGTGGACACCCCCGAGGACCTGGCGCGCGCCCAGCGCCATCTGGACGGCATGCGGTGA
- a CDS encoding TCR/Tet family MFS transporter, translating to MPLPAFRAGKAAVAFILVTAMLDIVAMGIIIPVLPHLIEQFSGSNARAGLINGIFVALWALMQFLVSPIVGSLSDRYGRRPVILLSTAGLAIDYLLMALAPNLWWLAAGRIISGITTASFTTVYAYMADITTPENRARGYGLIGAAFSAGFVAGPLLGGVLGEWSPRAPFWAAAGMSALAFAYGAFVLPESLAPDKRMAFSWTRANPLGALRLLRSHQELTGLAVVNFLLYFAHHVFSAVFVLYAADRYGWGAWQVGLLLAMVGALDMLVQGTLTGPAVRRFGDRRTMIIGLCFGALGIACMGLAPTGWLFVAAMLPNALWGLAMPTIQSLMTQRVSESEQGQLQGANNSVGAIAGVVSPVFFGWVYSRSVGPEAALPFIGTPFLIAAGVLAAAALTGIAVARSQRARAG from the coding sequence ATGCCGCTTCCCGCCTTCCGCGCCGGCAAGGCCGCCGTCGCCTTCATCCTGGTCACCGCGATGCTGGACATCGTGGCCATGGGCATCATCATCCCGGTGCTGCCGCACCTGATCGAGCAGTTCTCCGGCTCCAACGCGCGCGCCGGGCTGATCAATGGGATCTTCGTGGCGCTGTGGGCGCTGATGCAGTTCCTGGTCTCGCCGATCGTGGGCTCGCTGTCGGACCGGTACGGCCGCCGCCCGGTGATCCTGCTGTCCACCGCCGGGCTTGCGATCGACTACCTGCTGATGGCGCTGGCGCCCAACCTGTGGTGGCTGGCGGCCGGGCGCATCATCTCGGGCATCACCACGGCCAGCTTCACCACCGTCTATGCCTACATGGCCGACATCACCACGCCGGAGAACCGTGCGCGCGGCTACGGCCTGATCGGCGCGGCCTTCAGCGCCGGCTTCGTCGCCGGCCCGCTGCTGGGCGGGGTACTGGGCGAGTGGTCGCCGCGCGCGCCGTTCTGGGCGGCTGCGGGGATGAGCGCGCTGGCCTTCGCCTACGGCGCGTTCGTGCTGCCCGAATCTCTGGCGCCGGACAAGCGCATGGCCTTCTCCTGGACGCGGGCCAATCCGCTGGGCGCGCTGCGCCTGCTGCGCTCGCATCAGGAGCTGACCGGCCTGGCGGTGGTGAACTTCCTGCTGTACTTCGCCCACCACGTGTTCTCGGCAGTGTTCGTGCTGTACGCGGCCGACCGCTACGGCTGGGGCGCCTGGCAGGTGGGCCTGCTGCTGGCCATGGTCGGGGCGCTGGACATGCTGGTCCAGGGCACGCTGACCGGCCCGGCGGTGCGCCGCTTCGGCGATCGCCGCACGATGATCATCGGCCTGTGCTTCGGCGCGCTGGGCATCGCCTGCATGGGGCTGGCGCCGACCGGCTGGCTGTTCGTCGCCGCCATGCTGCCCAACGCGCTGTGGGGGCTGGCGATGCCGACCATCCAGTCGCTGATGACCCAGCGTGTGTCCGAGTCCGAGCAGGGCCAGCTGCAGGGCGCCAACAACAGCGTCGGCGCGATCGCAGGCGTGGTCTCGCCGGTGTTCTTCGGCTGGGTGTATTCCAGGTCGGTCGGACCCGAGGCGGCCCTGCCCTTCATCGGCACGCCGTTCCTGATCGCCGCCGGCGTGCTGGCCGCGGCCGCGCTGACCGGGATCGCGGTGGCCCGGAGCCAGCGCGCGCGGGCGGGCTGA
- the uvrC gene encoding excinuclease ABC subunit UvrC: protein MSRRSSPGQPFDGKAFAASLSTAPGVYRMYAADDTLLYVGKARALRNRVGSYFNNAPRNPRTIAMISQIARMDVTVTRTEAEALLLENQLIKSLSPRYNVALRDDKSYPYVLLTSEEFPRIAFHRGPRAIPGRYFGPYASAGAVRDTLNLMQKLFRIRNCEDSVFRNRTRPCLQYQIGRCTAPCVELVGQAEYDQSVHRASLFLGGRSDELSDELTAEMERAAEKLDFEEAARLRDLLKRLRGMQSRQYVDGHAADLDALACAMQGSTACVLLLAFRDGRNLGTRAFYPRTNGEESAEEVLAAFVSQYYAEQVPPRELLLDREIPDAELIEAALSTAAGRKVQLKWNVRGERAGYLDLARRNAQITLATEMTSRNAQAARSQALAELLGLAEPAQRIECFDISHTMGEATVASCVVFDEKGAVRSQYRRFNITGIEPGDDYAAMRQAIERRFRRAMEEGTVLPDVLLIDGGAGQLRQAREVLADLGVDGVALVGVAKGVERRAGHETLILDDGREVSPGAASPALQLIQQVRDEAHRFAITGHRGKRQKARTTSKLEDIAGIGPRRRASLLKHFGGLAGLKAAGVEEIARVEGVNHALAQRIYANLHGLPEPAAPTTPGPDRP, encoded by the coding sequence ATGAGTCGTCGCAGTTCCCCAGGCCAGCCGTTCGACGGCAAGGCCTTCGCCGCTTCGTTGAGCACCGCGCCGGGCGTGTACCGCATGTACGCGGCCGACGACACGCTGCTGTACGTCGGCAAGGCGCGCGCGCTGCGCAACCGCGTGGGCAGCTATTTCAACAACGCGCCGCGCAACCCGCGCACCATCGCGATGATCTCGCAGATCGCGCGCATGGACGTCACGGTCACCCGCACCGAGGCCGAGGCGCTGCTGCTGGAAAACCAGCTGATCAAGTCGCTCAGCCCGCGCTACAACGTGGCCCTGCGCGACGACAAGAGCTATCCCTACGTGCTGCTGACCAGCGAGGAGTTCCCGCGCATCGCCTTCCACCGCGGCCCGCGCGCGATCCCCGGGCGCTACTTCGGCCCCTACGCCAGCGCCGGCGCGGTGCGCGACACGCTCAACCTGATGCAGAAGCTGTTCCGCATCCGCAACTGCGAGGACAGCGTCTTCCGCAACCGCACCCGGCCGTGCCTGCAGTACCAGATCGGCCGCTGCACCGCGCCGTGCGTGGAGCTGGTCGGCCAGGCCGAATACGACCAGTCGGTGCATCGCGCCAGTCTGTTCCTGGGCGGGCGCAGCGATGAGCTGTCCGACGAGCTGACCGCCGAGATGGAGCGCGCCGCGGAGAAGCTGGACTTCGAGGAGGCCGCGCGCCTGCGCGACCTGCTCAAGCGCCTGCGCGGCATGCAGTCGCGCCAGTACGTGGACGGCCACGCCGCGGACCTGGACGCGCTGGCCTGCGCGATGCAGGGCAGCACCGCCTGCGTGCTGCTGCTGGCCTTCCGCGACGGCCGCAACCTGGGCACGCGCGCCTTCTACCCGCGCACCAACGGCGAGGAAAGCGCCGAGGAAGTGCTGGCCGCCTTCGTCTCGCAGTACTACGCCGAGCAGGTGCCGCCGCGCGAGCTGCTGCTGGACCGCGAGATCCCCGATGCCGAGCTGATCGAGGCCGCGCTGTCCACCGCCGCCGGCCGCAAGGTCCAGCTGAAGTGGAACGTGCGCGGCGAGCGCGCCGGCTACCTCGATCTGGCCCGGCGCAACGCGCAGATCACCCTGGCCACCGAGATGACCAGCCGCAACGCCCAGGCCGCGCGCAGCCAGGCCCTGGCCGAGCTGCTGGGGTTGGCCGAGCCGGCCCAGCGCATCGAGTGCTTCGACATCAGCCACACCATGGGCGAGGCCACGGTGGCCTCGTGCGTGGTGTTCGACGAGAAGGGCGCGGTGCGTTCGCAGTACCGGCGCTTCAACATCACCGGCATCGAGCCGGGCGACGACTACGCGGCTATGCGCCAGGCGATCGAGCGCCGCTTCCGGCGTGCGATGGAGGAGGGCACGGTGCTGCCGGACGTGCTGCTGATCGACGGCGGCGCCGGCCAGCTGCGCCAGGCGCGCGAGGTGCTGGCCGACCTGGGCGTGGACGGCGTGGCCCTGGTCGGCGTGGCCAAGGGCGTGGAACGCCGCGCCGGCCACGAGACCCTGATCCTGGACGACGGCCGCGAGGTCAGCCCCGGCGCCGCCTCGCCGGCGCTGCAGCTGATCCAGCAGGTCCGTGACGAAGCCCACCGTTTCGCCATCACCGGCCATCGCGGCAAGCGCCAGAAGGCGCGCACCACCAGCAAGCTGGAGGACATCGCCGGCATCGGCCCGCGCCGGCGCGCCAGTCTGCTCAAGCATTTCGGCGGCCTGGCCGGGCTCAAGGCCGCCGGCGTGGAGGAGATCGCGCGGGTGGAGGGCGTCAATCACGCGCTGGCCCAGCGCATCTACGCTAACCTGCACGGGTTGCCGGAACCGGCGGCGCCCACAACGCCCGGCCCAGATCGCCCATGA
- the msbA gene encoding lipid A export permease/ATP-binding protein MsbA, translating to MNAAVPGSAWQTYRRLLAFAKPYRGLLLLAFVAALVEAAGTGAFTRLMEPITNRTFLNQGAPQALWVMPTLILVIFLVRGVAGYITDMSMGRAARSIARDLRVKVLGKYLSLPGARFDAEPVPSMLVRLGSDSDQVAQAAVDALKTMIQQALQAIVLLIVMLGASWQVTLSILVLVPPLAFVMNKVAKRYRRVSHRIQESGARLLQAADQTLSNHQEVKVYGAQRSELERYHALADHNLRLAMKVESTRGISTATVQMMGAIGLAALLLIAGHEAAAGRLSAGGFFSLLLAMAGIIPALKNLTNVQNVLQRGVASAERLFSVLDAPDEVDAGTRPLARARGTIEFRDVTARYPGQLRPALEHISFVARPGTVTAIVGRSGSGKSSLIKLIPRFYDVESGQILIDGAPVQEYRLADLRRQIALVGQQVMLFDGTVAANVAYGEMQAADAQALDKALRDAHAMEFVEQLEQGKDTAIGVKGGKLSGGQRQRLAIARAMLKDAPILILDEATAALDNESERLVQDALTQLMPDRTTLVIAHRLSTIEHADQVLVLDHGRLVEQGTHAELLARGGLYAQLHGAQFREAE from the coding sequence GTGAATGCGGCCGTCCCCGGATCGGCCTGGCAGACCTATCGCCGGCTGCTGGCCTTCGCCAAGCCATACCGCGGTTTGCTGCTGCTGGCGTTCGTGGCGGCGCTGGTCGAAGCGGCGGGGACGGGCGCCTTCACCCGGCTGATGGAGCCGATCACCAACCGGACCTTCCTCAACCAGGGGGCGCCGCAGGCGCTGTGGGTCATGCCCACGCTGATCCTGGTGATCTTCCTGGTGCGCGGTGTGGCCGGCTACATCACCGACATGTCGATGGGACGCGCGGCGCGCAGCATCGCCCGCGACCTGCGGGTCAAGGTGCTGGGCAAGTACCTGTCCCTGCCGGGCGCGCGCTTCGACGCCGAGCCGGTGCCGTCGATGCTGGTGCGGCTGGGGTCGGATTCGGACCAGGTCGCGCAGGCGGCGGTCGATGCGCTCAAGACCATGATCCAGCAGGCGCTGCAGGCCATCGTGCTGCTGATCGTGATGCTGGGCGCCAGCTGGCAGGTGACCCTGTCCATCCTGGTGCTGGTGCCGCCGCTGGCGTTCGTGATGAACAAGGTCGCCAAGCGCTACCGGCGGGTGAGCCACCGCATCCAGGAGAGCGGCGCGCGCTTGCTGCAGGCGGCCGACCAGACGCTGTCCAACCATCAGGAGGTCAAGGTCTACGGCGCGCAGCGGTCCGAGCTCGAGCGCTACCACGCGCTGGCCGACCACAACCTGCGCCTGGCGATGAAGGTCGAGTCCACCCGCGGCATCTCCACCGCCACGGTGCAGATGATGGGCGCCATCGGCCTGGCGGCGCTGCTGCTGATCGCCGGTCACGAAGCCGCCGCCGGGCGGCTGAGCGCCGGCGGTTTCTTCAGCCTGCTGCTGGCCATGGCCGGCATCATCCCGGCCCTGAAGAACCTCACCAACGTGCAGAACGTCCTGCAGCGCGGCGTGGCCTCGGCCGAGCGCCTGTTCTCGGTGCTCGACGCGCCGGACGAGGTCGACGCCGGCACCCGTCCGCTGGCCCGAGCGCGGGGCACGATCGAGTTCCGCGACGTCACCGCGCGCTATCCGGGCCAGCTGCGGCCGGCGCTGGAGCACATCAGCTTCGTCGCGCGCCCCGGCACGGTCACCGCCATCGTCGGCCGCTCGGGCAGCGGCAAGTCCAGCCTGATCAAGCTGATCCCGCGCTTCTACGACGTCGAGTCCGGACAGATCCTGATCGATGGCGCGCCGGTGCAGGAGTACCGCCTGGCCGACCTGCGCCGCCAGATCGCCCTGGTCGGCCAGCAGGTGATGCTGTTCGACGGCACCGTCGCGGCCAACGTGGCCTATGGCGAGATGCAGGCGGCCGATGCGCAGGCGCTGGACAAGGCGCTGCGCGACGCGCATGCGATGGAATTCGTCGAGCAGCTCGAGCAGGGCAAGGACACCGCGATCGGGGTCAAGGGCGGCAAGCTCTCCGGCGGCCAGCGCCAGCGCCTGGCGATCGCCCGGGCGATGCTGAAGGACGCGCCGATCCTGATCCTGGACGAGGCCACCGCCGCGCTGGACAACGAATCCGAGCGCCTGGTGCAGGACGCGCTGACCCAGCTGATGCCCGACCGCACGACCCTGGTCATCGCCCACCGCCTGTCCACCATCGAACACGCCGACCAGGTGCTGGTGCTCGACCATGGCCGCCTGGTCGAGCAGGGTACCCACGCCGAACTGCTCGCCCGTGGCGGCCTGTACGCGCAACTGCACGGCGCCCAGTTCCGCGAGGCCGAATGA
- the pgsA gene encoding CDP-diacylglycerol--glycerol-3-phosphate 3-phosphatidyltransferase produces the protein MKLTIPTWLTLLRIVMIPVLVVVFYLPYAWTSVAAAAVFAIAAVTDWLDGWIARRWHQYSAFGAFLDPVADKLMVAVSLFLIVQGHPTPWMAFWAAVIVGREIAVSALREWMAEIGQRGKVKVAWIGKVKTTVQMIALGCLLYSVRPAGHSLSDVWMSVPVFHLGDWLLAVAALLTLYSGYQYLRAAWPSLREDEQAAVDTRKKGTTISPLSRD, from the coding sequence ATGAAGTTGACCATCCCCACTTGGCTGACCCTGCTGCGGATCGTGATGATCCCGGTGCTGGTGGTGGTCTTCTACCTGCCGTACGCGTGGACCAGCGTGGCCGCCGCGGCGGTGTTCGCGATCGCCGCGGTCACCGACTGGCTCGATGGCTGGATCGCCCGGCGCTGGCACCAGTATTCGGCCTTCGGCGCGTTCCTGGACCCGGTCGCCGACAAGCTGATGGTGGCCGTGTCCCTATTCCTGATCGTCCAGGGCCATCCCACGCCGTGGATGGCGTTCTGGGCGGCGGTGATCGTGGGCCGCGAAATCGCCGTCTCGGCGCTGCGCGAGTGGATGGCCGAGATCGGCCAGCGCGGCAAGGTCAAGGTCGCCTGGATCGGCAAGGTCAAGACCACCGTGCAGATGATCGCGCTGGGCTGCCTGCTGTACTCGGTGCGCCCGGCCGGCCATTCGCTGAGCGATGTGTGGATGAGCGTGCCGGTGTTCCACCTCGGCGACTGGCTGCTGGCCGTGGCGGCGCTGCTGACCCTGTACTCGGGCTACCAGTACCTGCGGGCCGCCTGGCCGAGCCTGCGCGAGGATGAGCAGGCAGCCGTTGACACGCGCAAGAAAGGCACTACAATTTCGCCTCTCTCGCGGGATTAG
- a CDS encoding MotA/TolQ/ExbB proton channel family protein, with the protein MLELVKAGGWPMLPLLLLAVLALAIVVERFWSLRRKEILPPGLGEEVRRWATSSNLEASHIESLRRTSPLGALLAAALDVRHRSRDVIRERIEDTGRHLVHRMERYLNTLGTIAAAGPLLGLLGTVVGMIQMFLGILDHGLGDVNQLAGGIGKALVCTATGMLVAIPALIFHRYFRGRIAGYVIEMEQQAMALSDALEAPHAAARVD; encoded by the coding sequence GTGCTGGAACTGGTCAAGGCGGGCGGCTGGCCCATGCTCCCGCTGCTGCTGCTCGCCGTGCTGGCCCTGGCCATCGTGGTGGAACGCTTCTGGAGCCTGCGCCGCAAGGAGATCCTGCCGCCGGGCCTGGGCGAAGAGGTGCGCCGCTGGGCGACCTCGTCCAACCTGGAGGCCTCGCATATCGAGTCGCTGCGCCGCACCTCGCCGCTGGGCGCGCTGCTGGCCGCCGCGCTGGACGTGCGCCACCGCTCGCGCGATGTGATCCGCGAGCGCATCGAGGACACCGGCCGCCACCTGGTCCACCGCATGGAGCGCTACCTCAACACGCTGGGCACCATCGCCGCGGCCGGTCCGCTGCTGGGCCTGCTGGGCACGGTGGTGGGCATGATCCAGATGTTCCTGGGGATCCTCGACCACGGCCTGGGCGATGTGAACCAGCTGGCCGGCGGCATCGGCAAGGCGCTGGTGTGCACCGCCACCGGCATGCTGGTGGCGATCCCGGCGCTGATCTTCCATCGCTATTTCCGCGGCCGCATCGCCGGCTACGTGATCGAGATGGAGCAGCAGGCCATGGCCCTGTCCGACGCGCTGGAAGCGCCGCACGCCGCCGCGCGCGTCGACTGA
- a CDS encoding redoxin domain-containing protein, protein MNPIHAPDFPHGLLWLNAAPTALQSLRGSAVALAFVDPASSWCLQRLADLAVLQRRFGARLQVRVIAVPRFDVHRDPQAALKRLRRFGVSFPIAHDPDWHAWQRFGIEAWPTVVLIDAQGMMVDHIVGTPGVGALENRLGALCEPLEEPRVDTRPVETNPEPRLPLRFPTGLAVNAERLYVADTGHHQIVECNHAGRVMRRFGNGNADALDGDMEIASFRSPTHVALLRNELYVADTGNHLIRRIHLGTGAVQTLLGTGKAGVPAEGPIHAPGDVALASPAGLVATNSHLHFALSGDNRVWSWDLGNRILECRAGSGQLGQRDGAGILASFAQPTGLALVQQALYVCDTLGASLRAVQLGGDFAKTLVGGQGPWEFGDADGQRQQARLQAPEDVALDPDAPVLWIADTGNGRIRSLRLGGGAVTSLEVGRRLAQPAGVAAFGGKLWIAETDAHAVLCVDLASGAVSQVPIEA, encoded by the coding sequence ATGAATCCGATCCACGCTCCCGACTTCCCGCACGGTCTGCTGTGGCTCAACGCCGCGCCGACCGCGCTGCAGTCGCTGCGTGGCAGCGCGGTGGCGCTGGCTTTCGTCGATCCGGCCTCGAGCTGGTGCCTGCAGCGCCTGGCCGACCTGGCGGTGCTGCAGCGCCGCTTCGGCGCGCGCCTGCAGGTGCGGGTGATCGCCGTGCCGCGTTTCGACGTGCACCGCGATCCGCAGGCCGCGCTCAAGCGCCTGCGCCGCTTCGGGGTCTCTTTCCCGATCGCGCACGATCCGGACTGGCACGCCTGGCAGCGCTTCGGCATCGAGGCCTGGCCGACCGTGGTGCTGATCGACGCGCAGGGCATGATGGTCGACCACATCGTCGGCACCCCCGGCGTCGGTGCGCTGGAAAACCGGCTGGGCGCGCTGTGCGAGCCGCTGGAAGAACCCCGGGTCGACACCCGCCCCGTGGAGACCAACCCCGAGCCGCGCCTGCCGCTGCGTTTCCCCACCGGCCTGGCGGTCAATGCCGAGCGCCTGTACGTGGCCGACACCGGCCACCACCAGATCGTGGAATGCAACCACGCCGGCCGCGTGATGCGGCGCTTCGGCAACGGCAACGCCGACGCGCTGGACGGCGACATGGAGATCGCCAGCTTCCGCAGCCCCACCCACGTGGCGCTGCTGCGCAACGAGCTCTACGTGGCCGACACCGGCAACCACCTGATCCGGCGCATCCACCTGGGCACCGGGGCGGTGCAGACCCTGCTGGGCACGGGCAAGGCCGGGGTGCCGGCCGAGGGCCCGATCCACGCCCCCGGGGATGTCGCGCTGGCCTCGCCGGCCGGGCTGGTGGCGACCAACAGCCATCTGCACTTCGCCCTGTCCGGCGACAACCGGGTGTGGAGCTGGGACCTGGGCAACCGCATCCTCGAATGCCGCGCCGGCTCGGGCCAACTGGGGCAGCGCGACGGCGCCGGCATCCTGGCCAGCTTCGCCCAGCCGACCGGCCTGGCGCTGGTACAGCAGGCGCTGTACGTGTGCGACACGCTGGGCGCCTCGCTGCGCGCGGTGCAGCTGGGCGGCGATTTCGCCAAGACCCTGGTGGGCGGGCAGGGGCCGTGGGAGTTCGGCGATGCCGACGGCCAGCGCCAGCAGGCGCGCCTGCAGGCGCCGGAAGACGTGGCGCTGGATCCCGACGCGCCGGTGCTGTGGATCGCCGACACCGGCAACGGCCGCATCCGCAGCCTGCGCCTGGGCGGCGGCGCGGTGACCTCGCTGGAGGTGGGCCGGCGCCTGGCGCAGCCTGCCGGCGTGGCCGCCTTCGGCGGCAAACTGTGGATCGCCGAGACCGACGCGCACGCGGTCCTGTGCGTGGATCTGGCCAGCGGCGCGGTCTCGCAGGTGCCGATCGAAGCATGA
- the lpxK gene encoding tetraacyldisaccharide 4'-kinase, whose amino-acid sequence MSASRGVPRYWFDGAPVPLLPRLLEHVYRGALRLRAALYRLGLLRRRRAPVPVVVVGNLTVGGTGKTPLTIALVQRLREAGWNPGVASRGYGRQDPKTPRWVEADTTPAEGGDEPVLIARRTRARVRVDRDRVAAARALAAAGCDIVVCDDGLQHLRLRRDIEIEVIDGRRRYGNGRVLPAGPLREPAERSGQVDFRVVNGGSAGFGEWAMALRSGLALPLAGGKPTTLAAFGGRRVHAVAGIGHPGRFFDLLRGYGIGVVPHAFDDHHAYSADDLRFGSDLPLLMTEKDAVKCAAFAGPWAYSVPVEAELPEAFWVALLGRVAALRSLAPPGRKG is encoded by the coding sequence ATGAGCGCTTCGCGCGGCGTGCCCAGGTACTGGTTCGACGGCGCGCCGGTGCCGCTGCTGCCGCGGCTGCTCGAACACGTCTACCGCGGCGCGCTGCGCCTGCGCGCCGCGCTGTATCGCCTCGGCCTGCTGCGGCGCCGGCGCGCGCCGGTGCCGGTGGTGGTGGTGGGCAATCTGACCGTCGGCGGCACCGGCAAGACGCCGCTGACCATCGCGCTGGTGCAGCGCCTGCGCGAGGCCGGCTGGAACCCAGGCGTGGCCAGCCGCGGCTACGGTCGCCAGGACCCGAAAACCCCTCGCTGGGTGGAGGCGGACACCACCCCGGCCGAAGGCGGCGACGAGCCGGTGCTGATCGCACGCCGCACCCGCGCAAGGGTGCGGGTGGACCGCGACCGCGTCGCCGCCGCGCGCGCGCTGGCGGCGGCCGGTTGCGACATCGTGGTCTGCGATGACGGCCTGCAGCACCTGCGGCTGCGGCGCGATATCGAGATCGAGGTCATCGACGGCCGCCGCCGCTACGGCAACGGCCGCGTGCTGCCGGCCGGGCCGCTGCGCGAGCCGGCCGAACGCAGCGGGCAGGTCGATTTCCGCGTGGTCAACGGCGGCAGCGCCGGCTTCGGCGAATGGGCGATGGCGCTGCGCTCGGGCCTGGCCCTGCCGCTGGCCGGCGGCAAGCCGACCACGCTGGCGGCCTTCGGCGGCCGCCGCGTGCACGCGGTGGCGGGCATCGGCCATCCCGGCCGCTTCTTCGACCTGCTGCGCGGCTACGGCATCGGCGTGGTGCCGCATGCCTTCGACGATCACCACGCCTACAGCGCGGACGATCTGCGCTTCGGCAGCGACCTGCCGCTGCTGATGACCGAGAAGGACGCGGTCAAATGCGCCGCCTTCGCCGGTCCCTGGGCCTACAGCGTCCCGGTCGAGGCGGAGCTGCCCGAGGCGTTCTGGGTGGCGCTGCTGGGCCGCGTGGCCGCGCTGCGGAGCCTGGCGCCGCCCGGCCGCAAGGGCTGA